TGGTTGCAATAAATATAAAAGTTTACCTTTGTACAGCTAAACTAAAAACAGAATGGAGTGTCTACAGAGAAAGGAAGTGAAGGATTTTATAGAAGCACACCTCGAAGAAGATGTGATGAAAATTCTTTTGAAAAAACCGATTTTTGAAGGAGTTAATAATCAAGATTTAGTTCAGCAGATAGAAGGGCGGAGGGTGGCTCGTAAAAAGTTCCCCTTTTTAGATAGAAGTGGTATTTTGTTTCCTCCTCATCTTAATTTAGAGCAATCTTCTTCGCAATCTACGGCTTCTTTTAAAGGAGAATGGTTTAGTGGAAATCACTTTTTGGATTTAACTAGTGGCTTCGGAATAGATGCTTTTTTTCTGTCTCAAAATTTTAAAAAAGTAACTCTTGTGGAGCAGAATAACCCTCTTTTATCATTAGTTAAACATAACTGGACGGAACTTGGGAGAGAGGCTGATTTCATCAATACAAATCTAGAAACTTTTCTAGAAAATAATAATGAGGTGTATGATTTGGTCTATCTAGACCCTGCTAGAAGAGATAATAATAAAAATAAAAAATTTCTTTTAGAGGATTTATCGCCTAATATCTTAGAGATTAAAAATCAACTTTTGGAGATTTCTCCCAAGGTGTTGGTTAAACTTTCTCCTCTTATTGATATTAAATATTTGATTTCCGTTTTGTCTCATATCGTCTCCATAGATATTA
The genomic region above belongs to Riemerella anatipestifer and contains:
- a CDS encoding class I SAM-dependent methyltransferase, which translates into the protein MECLQRKEVKDFIEAHLEEDVMKILLKKPIFEGVNNQDLVQQIEGRRVARKKFPFLDRSGILFPPHLNLEQSSSQSTASFKGEWFSGNHFLDLTSGFGIDAFFLSQNFKKVTLVEQNNPLLSLVKHNWTELGREADFINTNLETFLENNNEVYDLVYLDPARRDNNKNKKFLLEDLSPNILEIKNQLLEISPKVLVKLSPLIDIKYLISVLSHIVSIDIIAVKNEVKEVLVLMDRSVEENSSPLCRCFNLETNEPDFSFVIKDEEDTQVSFSEAKKYLYIPNGAILKSGAFKSIAQKYQLNKLHINTHLYTSEEKILDFPGRVLEVEEVLSKEIKKGEQYNIISKNYPLNPVEIKKKYKLKDGGQNYLIFTQTIKGKVILRSK